In Lachnospiraceae bacterium, the DNA window AGCAACCGTGTATTTCGGGAAGGGACTATAGGTGGATATGTTGTAGCCGGTATCGATGGAGTGGAATTGTTCAACAGCACAAAAAAGTCCTGTTCGGACTGCCTTAGCCGGAAAAACCGTGCAGGTGAAACAGAATATTTCCACCGGAGCGTGGTCTGTATGACAGTAGGAAAAACGCCACATGTAATCCTGGGCCAGGAAATGTTAAAACCGAGGGACGGAGCGGAAAAAGATGAAGGAGAACTGACAGGAGGAAAAAAGCTGATCAGACGTCTGAAGGAAAGACACGGACATTTCGCAGATGTGATCGTAGCAGATGCGCTGTATCTGAATGCCCCATTTATCAATACGATAAAAGAGTGCGGACTGGATGCGGTGATCCGACTAAAAGATGAACGAAGGGAACTGTTTCAGGATGCGGAAAGCCTGTTTAAGCGGGATGAGGGGAAAAAAAGGTCGTTTACCTGTGGAAAAAAGAATATAGAAGTCTGGGATCTTTCAGGATTTGAGATAGATAATAGTCCCCATAAGCTTCGTGTGATCCGATATCATGAAAGCTGGAAAGAAAACGAACGCCGGATGTGGCTGGTAACGACTCTGGATCAAGGGGAACCTCGGGTTTTATGGGAGATGATGAACCGAAGATGGGATATAGAAGAGAATGGATTCCACCAGTTGAAAACGTATTATCACGCAAAACATTGCTATTGCCATGCAGCAACAGAAGTAATATTTGATCTGATGATCATCGGCTTCAACATGAGAGAATTATACCTGTATCGCCGTATTCAAAGATTTAAAGAAAGTGGAATCAGCCGAAAAAGTGTGAACCGGAAGTTTTGTGATGAGCTATTATTGGAAAAAGTAAAAAGTATCTTGTATGAAAAGGGCGGATAGTCTGTCAGTGGGAAAATAAAAACAGGCGCTTTGAAATGAGCTAAATTTAACTAAGGGGGGACGTTGTGCGCATTCAGCTATTCAGGAAGCAAAAGAGAAAATAAGCGTGAGAGGGGCACTATTTATAAATATACAGTGCTAAAAGCGAAATCCCTGGGAATCTCCCTGTTCCTTGTACATGAAAGAAAAAATATGTTATACTTAGAAATAGGTATCTAGTACATCGTTTCGTAAATAACTGTACTAATCACGTAGGATGCGGATTTGAGTGTGCAGGTCTAAAAACGCAGGCGTAGCGGGCTACGCTGAGGCTTTTAGGCCTGTGCAATCAGATTCGCAGACAAGTGAGTAGTATAGTTATTTCGAAAACGATGTACTAGTATACGGGATGGTAATGAAAGGAAAGAAAAAAATGCAGATCTATGAAGAATTAGTTGCCAGAGGTCTTATCGCCCAGGTAACAAATGAAGAAGAAATCCGTAAAATGGTAAACGAAGGAAAAGCAGTTTTCTATATTGGTTTTGACCCAACTGCTGACAGTCTTCATGTAGGACATTTTATGGCACTGTGCCTGATGAAACGTCTTCAGATGGCTGGAAATAAGCCGATCGCCCTGATCGGAGGCGGTACTGGTATGGTAGGAGATCCATCAGGACGTACTGATATGCGTAAGATGATGACACCTGAGATCATCCAGCACAACTGTGACTGCTTCAAAAAGCAGATGAGCCGTTTCATTGATTTCTCTGATGGAAAAGCCCTGATGGTAAACAATGCTGAGTGGCTGATGAACTTAAATTATATTGAATTTTTAAGGGAAGTAGGTCCTCATTTCTCCGTTAATAATATGCTCCGTGCAGAGTGCTACAAGCAGAGAATGGAAAAAGGCTTAAGCTTCTTAGAGTTTAACTACATGCTGATGCAGAGCTATGACTTCTATGAGCTGTTCCAGCGCTATGGCTGCAACATGCAGTTCGGCGGTGATGACCAGTGGAGCAATATGTTAGGCGGTACAGAGCTGATCCGCCGTAAGCTGGGCAAAGATGCTCATGCTATGACCATTACCCTGTTATTAAACTCCGAAGGTAAAAAGATGGGCAAGACCCAGTCAGGTGCTGTATGGCTGGATCCTGAAAAAACCTCTCCATTTGATTTTTACCAGTACTGGAGAAACGTAGGTGACGCTGATGTACTTAAGTGCCTGCGTATGCTTACTTTCCTGCCATTAGAGCAGATCGATGAAATGGACAAGTGGGAAGGAAGCCAGTTAAATAAGGCAAAAGAGATCCTTGCATTTGAACTGACCAAGCTGGTACATGGGGAAGAAGAGGCTGCAAAAGCACAGGAAGGTGCAAGAGCATTATTTGCAGGCGGCGCTAATACCGAAAATATGCCAACCTGTGAACTGGGTGAAGAAGATTTCACAGATGGAAATATCGACATTTTAACTGTTCTTACAAAATCAGGACTGGCCGCATCACGTTCTGAGGCAAGAAGAAATGTAGAACAGGGCGGTGTATCTGCTGACGGAACACAGATCAAGGATATCAAGGCAGTATTTGCAAAAGAACAGTTTGCAGGTGATGGTGTTGTGATCAAGCGCGGAAAGAAGAACTTTAAGAAAGTTATTTTAAAGTAAGATAAATGAGAGGAGGATGCTTGGTGAAAAACTATATGACACTGCTTCTTGCAGCAGCCTTTGCTGTGGGAAGTACCTTCTCTTCTCAAGCAGGTTCTTCCTTTAAGAAAGATGTACCACTCACCCTTCATATGGATATAAACAACAGGCAGACACCTGTTTATGACGGATATACTTCTTATGTAATGGGTAATCGTACCTGTGAAAATGATACATTTACTGTTACAAAAAATACAGACCAGGTAGATCTGGGAGATGTGACTTTAAGCTATTATCTGATCACCTATAATGGTGGTACAGAGAAAAACTTAGAATGCAGAGTCTATGGTCTGAAAGAAGGGGAACATTATCCTGTCATCCGTCCGGAGACCTTTAGCCGTGAAAAAGCATCGGGGGATGTATATGACTCTCTGGAACGTTGTTACATGGTGGAATTTTCCACAGAGGATGAGCGGAAGGAATATTATTTTACTGCTGTTCCAGAAAGTGATATGGCTGGTTACAGGAATATCCATCTGGGAAAATGGGAGAAGGATGTAAAGGGCTGGCGTTATCTGTATCAGGGGGATTATCTTACTTCCTGGGCGAAGATCAATGAAAAATGGTATCTGTTTGGTGCAGATGGATATATGTTAACAGGCTGGCAGGAATCTATGGGGCATACCTATTATCTGAACCTTTCTGATGGTGTGATGATGAGCAATTGTACCATAGATGGCCGCAGGCTGGATGGAAGCGGAGCATGCGTAGAATGAAAAAATCATATGAAATAGATATGTGTAACGGCCCACTTCTGGGCAAGATCCTTGTTTTTTCAGTTCCCCTTATGCTTTCCGGTATTCTTCAGCTGCTTTTTAACGCGGCAGACATCATTGTAGTAGGAAGGTTTGCGGGAAGTACAGCACTGGCAGCTGTTGGTTCTACCGCCTCACTGATCAATTTAATGATCAATGTATTTGTGGGATTATCAGTAGGTGTCAATGTTCTTGCTGCCAGATATTATGGCGGCCAGAAGGAAAAAGATATTCAGGATACAGTCCACACAGCTATTATGATGGCTATATTAAGCGGTCTGTTTCTGGTGCTTCTGGGAGAAACTGCTTCAAGGCCGATGCTTACCCTTATGGGAACACCGGATGATGTACTGGATCAGGCGGCATTGTACCTGAAGATCTATTTCTTTGGGATGCCGGTGCTGATGATCTATAACTTCGGTGCAGCTCTTTTAAGGGCGGTAGGGGATACCAGACGTCCGTTGTACTTTTTATTTGCAGCCGGAGCTGTAAATGTAGTTTTGAACCTGTTTTTTGTAATACAGCTGGGAATGGGCGTAGATGGCGTTGGCTGGGCAACCGTTATTTCTGAATGTGTGTCTGCGGGCCTGATCATCCGCAGCCTGATGAAGGAAAGGGGAGCTATGAAGCTTCATCTTTCCAAGCTGCGCATTGTACCTGAAAAATTGAAACAGATCATACGTATAGGTCTGCCGGCAGGTATGCAGGGGGCGATCTTCTCTATTTCCAACGTGCTGATCCAGTCATCTGTAAACTCATTCGGCTCTATTGCCATGGCAGGAAATACATCTTCTGCCAATATTGAAGGCTTTGTATACACGGCTATGAATGCTGTATACCAGACCAGCTTAAGCTTTACCAGCCAGAACCTGGGCGGTAAGAAATACAGCCGTATTGACAAGATTAAAAATATCTGTCTGGGAGTTGTAACAGTAGTAGGTCTGATCCTGGGACTGGGAGCTGTATTTGGAGGAAAAGGACTTTTAAGTATCTATTCTTCTGATCCGGAGGTACTTGCCTTTGGCATGCGCAGACTGCGTATTATCTGCGGTACCTATTTTCTGTGCGGTCTTATGGATTGTATGGTAGGAAGTTTAAGAGGTCTGGGATATTCTGTACTTCCAATGATCGTATCCTTAACAGGAGCCTGCGGCTTCCGTGTATTCTGGATCTTTACGATCTTTGCTTCCTGCCGGACCCTTGAAGTGCTTTATCTGTCCTATCCGGTTTCCTGGATCATAACGGCTTCAGCTCATATGTTTACATATTATAAAATACGAAAAAGATTCCCGAAAAAAGATGCAGTGTAAGATCCTTTCGGGGGTCTTTTTTATTGCGCGATACATATGGTGAAAACTTAATAGAATATTCTGATAAATACGTTTTGAATACAAAATAAAAGTATTAAAATGTACAAAAAATATAAATAATTATAATCAATAAATACAATTTTAAAATATGCTAAAAATATAGAATTAATTTTAAAATAGTATTGACAAAATGCGGGATATCTGGTATATTAAAGACAACAAAAGAACGAAGAAAATAAATAAAAAAGAAATTGTAGACAATCAGTTTCGAAAAAATCTAAGAAAAGGAGGTACGGACCACCAGAAGGATAACATTGTTTCATTTATAAAAGATGTGATTTATAAATGAGACTAGGACAAACCTCAATCTTTTAAAACCGCTTACTTAAAAAACTATCCGTAAGAGTATCGAAAAGAGAAGAGTACAAAATTGGAAAATCCAGTTTTCGGTTTGGTCATATGACGAGAAAGTATGGTCAGGACGAAAGAAGATTACCAGATAGAAAGAAATATAAAAAGAAAGAGTGAGAAAAGAAAAGCGGAAGAGAAAGAAATGAGGCACACAATTGAATATAGAGAAAAGAAACGAAAAACAAATGTTTCAGAAAAGAGAGGCTTGGTCCAATGGACGAGATAGTCAGAAGGCGGATATCGTAATCGCGAAGTGGTTAATCAAAGATTCGATATCCGTCTTATTTTATTGCGAAAGTGTTACCAAGCGGCTATGCGGACTGCGTGCTTGCACGCAAGGACGTATAGACATTTGGCAACCAAGCTTTCGTTTTACAGCCCTTCCAGATTAAAAGGCGGTGTGTATTCTTCTTTCGCACTGCTTTTTTGCTGCATAAAACCGTCAGTCATGCCAAGCTCCAGGGCAGTATCTACTACTTTGTTATACTCATAAGAAGTGATCCGGCGGTTTAGCTGGGGATAGTCCGGATTTTGGGTATAAGGAGTGTACTGGCTTAACAGACTTACCAGATAGGAATGCTCCGGAAAATGTTGGTGGATCCAGTAAAGCAACCGGATAGAGTCATCCTTGTGACCGGGAAGGACCATATGGCGGATAATGATGCCTTTCGTCATTAAGGGAAAATCCGGTCTGCCGGGGACAGAGGAAGGATGGAGTGTATATTCGGGTGCGCCGGTCTGGTGGATCATCTGGGCAATAGAAGCAGAGGCCTGTTCAAAGTAATATTTTGCTTTTGAATAGCGAAAAGCCAGTTCATTGTCAAAATATTTAAAATCAGGAAGCCAGATATCAATATAATCTTTTAACAGGGAAATGATCTCCGGGCGTTCATAGCCGCCACAGTTACAGACTACAGGAATATGCAGCTTGTGGCGGACCAGATCCAGTGTTTTAATGATATCCGGAAAAAACTGGGTAGGCGTTACCAGATTGATATTGTAAGCACCTTTGTCCTGAAGACGCAAAAAAGCATCTCCAAGTTCGTTTACGGTCAGTTCTTTACCAAAATGGTCCTTGCTTAGTATTGAATTCTGGCAGAAACAGCAGCGTAAGGTACAGCCGGAGAAAAAGACAGCGCCGCTGCCGCCTGGTTCTTCTTCCGGTCCGCTAAGTACCGGTTCCTCCCATTTATGAAGGGCGGCTCTGGCTGCTGAAATGTGACTTGAGCAGCCGCAGTAGCCTGTGGTCACACTGCGGTTTACATGACACATTCTGGGACAGAGTGTACAGTTTGTATAGTCAGGTAAGTTCATATAGAAACTCCTTTTTGTATTTATGTACTCTCGGAATCTTCCCTGCACCTGTTTTTGTGGTCGATTTTGCGGGAGTGCATATCTTGCAAGTGCTCTTTGTGGGAGCATTTGTCCATTTATGGTTCGGTTCTGATCAGCCGGTGCTGCTCCCTGTATTCTTTCGGTGAGATCCCGTATTCTTTTTTAAAAGCACGGAAAAAGCTGGTGTAATCTTTAAAACCATATTGTGGAAAAATACGGCTGATAGGTTCGCCGGAGAGGATCGCCTGGCGGCTGGCATGAAGCCGCTTTTTTAATATATACTGATGCAAGGAAATTCCCATATTATCTTTGAAAATGTGGGCAATGTGGTATTTACTCACATAAAAATTTGCTGCGATCCGTTCCAGACTTAGATCATCTTCCAGATTCTGATGGATATAGTCACATATTTTTAAGTAAAGGGCATTTTCAAATACCTGGGAATGTTCGTGGAGGCTGCTGTAAAGGAGCCGGTTAATGTATACAAGGAAAGACATAGCCATCAGTTCTCTTGCCTGGGCATGAAAAATACGCTCGGAACTATTTTCCTCTAACAGATCCATCAGCTTTCCCAGGATATCCTGGGCTGTAATACGGTCGGTAGGAATGCGGTAGATCTGGTTAGAGGCAGCAGTGTCAAAGCAATAGGTCAGGTCAGTATCCTGTTTATGGAGTTTTTCATAATAAGACCGGTTCAGCCAGAGTACAAAACGGCGGTATGGCTGGTCGAAGGAGAGAAATTCCGGAAAATGGGGGATTCCCGGAGGAATCAGCAGGCAGTCACCGTAGGAAAGTTTGTATATAGCATCGCCGATGTGGTATTTGACATTTCCTTCCAGAAAAAAATAAAATTCGCAGTAATCATGGTGGTGAGAGGCAACAGAACGCAGCTCAGTATCGTTATAATAAAAAAGCTCAAAATCTACCGGCCGCATGTATTGCCGTTTATTGAAATCCATGGAAATCTGTTTCATGTAAAAACCTCCCATGTAAGGAAAGATATTTTTTGATTTTT includes these proteins:
- a CDS encoding transposase, translating into MKSVYKIPEKIKGLSDKRKRRTIPLFNIVMPALLFLMLQYESFHTVFSAPESMGKRLKNCIHGKIPKIDAVRDLLTQIDPDEIREIHDQTIDIIKSNRVFREGTIGGYVVAGIDGVELFNSTKKSCSDCLSRKNRAGETEYFHRSVVCMTVGKTPHVILGQEMLKPRDGAEKDEGELTGGKKLIRRLKERHGHFADVIVADALYLNAPFINTIKECGLDAVIRLKDERRELFQDAESLFKRDEGKKRSFTCGKKNIEVWDLSGFEIDNSPHKLRVIRYHESWKENERRMWLVTTLDQGEPRVLWEMMNRRWDIEENGFHQLKTYYHAKHCYCHAATEVIFDLMIIGFNMRELYLYRRIQRFKESGISRKSVNRKFCDELLLEKVKSILYEKGG
- the tyrS gene encoding tyrosine--tRNA ligase, yielding MQIYEELVARGLIAQVTNEEEIRKMVNEGKAVFYIGFDPTADSLHVGHFMALCLMKRLQMAGNKPIALIGGGTGMVGDPSGRTDMRKMMTPEIIQHNCDCFKKQMSRFIDFSDGKALMVNNAEWLMNLNYIEFLREVGPHFSVNNMLRAECYKQRMEKGLSFLEFNYMLMQSYDFYELFQRYGCNMQFGGDDQWSNMLGGTELIRRKLGKDAHAMTITLLLNSEGKKMGKTQSGAVWLDPEKTSPFDFYQYWRNVGDADVLKCLRMLTFLPLEQIDEMDKWEGSQLNKAKEILAFELTKLVHGEEEAAKAQEGARALFAGGANTENMPTCELGEEDFTDGNIDILTVLTKSGLAASRSEARRNVEQGGVSADGTQIKDIKAVFAKEQFAGDGVVIKRGKKNFKKVILK
- a CDS encoding MATE family efflux transporter — its product is MKKSYEIDMCNGPLLGKILVFSVPLMLSGILQLLFNAADIIVVGRFAGSTALAAVGSTASLINLMINVFVGLSVGVNVLAARYYGGQKEKDIQDTVHTAIMMAILSGLFLVLLGETASRPMLTLMGTPDDVLDQAALYLKIYFFGMPVLMIYNFGAALLRAVGDTRRPLYFLFAAGAVNVVLNLFFVIQLGMGVDGVGWATVISECVSAGLIIRSLMKERGAMKLHLSKLRIVPEKLKQIIRIGLPAGMQGAIFSISNVLIQSSVNSFGSIAMAGNTSSANIEGFVYTAMNAVYQTSLSFTSQNLGGKKYSRIDKIKNICLGVVTVVGLILGLGAVFGGKGLLSIYSSDPEVLAFGMRRLRIICGTYFLCGLMDCMVGSLRGLGYSVLPMIVSLTGACGFRVFWIFTIFASCRTLEVLYLSYPVSWIITASAHMFTYYKIRKRFPKKDAV
- a CDS encoding radical SAM protein, with the translated sequence MNLPDYTNCTLCPRMCHVNRSVTTGYCGCSSHISAARAALHKWEEPVLSGPEEEPGGSGAVFFSGCTLRCCFCQNSILSKDHFGKELTVNELGDAFLRLQDKGAYNINLVTPTQFFPDIIKTLDLVRHKLHIPVVCNCGGYERPEIISLLKDYIDIWLPDFKYFDNELAFRYSKAKYYFEQASASIAQMIHQTGAPEYTLHPSSVPGRPDFPLMTKGIIIRHMVLPGHKDDSIRLLYWIHQHFPEHSYLVSLLSQYTPYTQNPDYPQLNRRITSYEYNKVVDTALELGMTDGFMQQKSSAKEEYTPPFNLEGL
- a CDS encoding AraC family transcriptional regulator, which translates into the protein MKQISMDFNKRQYMRPVDFELFYYNDTELRSVASHHHDYCEFYFFLEGNVKYHIGDAIYKLSYGDCLLIPPGIPHFPEFLSFDQPYRRFVLWLNRSYYEKLHKQDTDLTYCFDTAASNQIYRIPTDRITAQDILGKLMDLLEENSSERIFHAQARELMAMSFLVYINRLLYSSLHEHSQVFENALYLKICDYIHQNLEDDLSLERIAANFYVSKYHIAHIFKDNMGISLHQYILKKRLHASRQAILSGEPISRIFPQYGFKDYTSFFRAFKKEYGISPKEYREQHRLIRTEP